Proteins from one Phoenix dactylifera cultivar Barhee BC4 unplaced genomic scaffold, palm_55x_up_171113_PBpolish2nd_filt_p 000409F, whole genome shotgun sequence genomic window:
- the LOC103715972 gene encoding (R)-mandelonitrile lyase-like: MPPGLRPRVLPFKKMAMKPSPSPCLPTQFLLFLLLLLLPSRGEASPQQGPTSYARFTFDATMFPTEADYDYIVVGGGTAGCPLAATLSEGHRVLLLERGGAPQEFPSLMNQEGFLRTLVETDASDSPSHAFTSEDGVPNARGRVLGGSSAINAGFYSRAHRGFFENSPAHDWNMALVNKSYEWVERAVTFQPVLRSWQSAIRDGLLEANVTPYNGFTVHHVAGTKIGASTFDSSGRRHSAADLLSFANPDNIRVALRASVDRILLSSPHPGSRRRNQHAAIGVVYRDRFGRQHHAMTRPGGEVILCAGALGSPQLLLLSGVGPRAYLASWGIPVALHNPDVGNCLYDNPRNGISIIPSVPLDHSLIQVVGIPESDAADASFLEAASNVVPFFPPSRSVFLHDPASPLYVTVATLMEKVPGPFSAGSLRLASLDVRDNPLVRFNYFSSPEDLARCVAGVRRLGDVLGSRSMEEFRRVGWWGRREFRFVGPGLPANRSDEAAVAEFCRRTVSTLWHYHGGCVVGKVVDGEYRVTGVGSLRVVDGSTFSVSPGTNPQATLMMMGRYMGRKMIEERRSRRRRRKASSLAPHA, encoded by the exons ATGCCCCCCGGCCTACGCCCCCGCGTCCTTCCTTTCAAGAAAATGGCCATGAAACCCTCCCCATCTCCCTGCCTTCCCACCCaattccttcttttcctcctcctcctcctcctcccctctcggGGCGAAGCCTCTCCGCAGCAAG GGCCGACGAGCTACGCCCGTTTCACATTCGACGCCACCATGTTCCCGACGGAGGCCGACTACGACTACATCGTTGTGGGCGGCGGAACCGCCGGGTGCCCCCTCGCCGCCACACTCTCGGAAGGCCACCGCGTCCTCCTCCTCGAGCGCGGCGGCGCTCCCCAGGAGTTCCCTTCACTAATGAACCAAGAAGGATTCCTCCGGACCCTGGTGGAAACCGACGCCTCCGACTCCCCTTCCCACGCCTTCACCTCCGAGGACGGCGTCCCCAACGCCCGCGGCCGCGTCCTCGGCGGCAGCAGCGCCATCAACGCCGGCTTCTACAGCCGCGCCCACCGAGGCTTCTTCGAGAACTCCCCCGCCCACGACTGGAACATGGCGCTGGTAAACAAGTCCTACGAGTGGGTGGAGCGGGCGGTGACGTTCCAGCCGGTGCTCCGGAGCTGGCAGTCAGCCATCCGCGACGGGCTCCTGGAGGCCAACGTCACGCCGTACAATGGCTTCACCGTTCACCACGTCGCCGGCACCAAGATCGGCGCCTCCACCTTCGACTCCTCCGGCCGCCGCCACAGCGCCGCCGATCTCCTCAGCTTCGCCAACCCTGACAATATCCGGGTGGCCCTCCGTGCCAGCGTCGATCGGATCTTGCTCAGCTCCCCTCACCCCG GCTCCCGGCGGCGGAACCAGCACGCGGCGATCGGGGTGGTGTACCGGGACCGGTTCGGAAGACAGCATCACGCGATGACGCGGCCCGGCGGGGAGGTGATCCTGTGCGCTGGGGCGCTGGGGAGCCCCCAGCTGCTGCTTCTAAGCGGGGTGGGGCCCCGGGCCTACCTCGCCTCGTGGGGGATCCCCGTGGCCCTCCACAACCCTGACGTGGGCAACTGCCTCTACGACAATCCCCGCAACGGCATCTCCATCATCCCCTCCGTCCCGCTCGACCACTCCCTCATCCAGGTGGTGGGCATCCCCGAGTCCGACGCCGCCGACGCCTCCTTCCTGGAGGCCGCCTCCAACGTCGTCCCCTTCTTCCCCCCCTCCCGCTCCGTCTTCCTCCACGACCCGGCCTCCCCGCTCTACGTCACCGTCGCCACCCTCATGGAGAAGGTCCCCGGCCCCTTCTCCGCGGGATCCCTCCGCCTCGCCTCCCTCGACGTGCGGGATAACCCCCTCGTCCGTTTCAACTACTTCTCCAGCCCGGAGGACCTGGCCCGGTGCGTGGCTGGGGTGCGGAGGCTCGGGGACGTCCTGGGGTCCCGCTCCATGGAAGAGTTCCGCCGGGTGGGCTGGTGGGGGAGGCGGGAGTTCAGGTTCGTGGGCCCCGGGCTGCCGGCGAACCGGTCCGACGAGGCGGCGGTGGCCGAGTTCTGCCGGCGGACGGTGAGCACGTTATGGCACTACCACGGGGGTTGCGTCGTGGGGAAGGTGGTGGACGGGGAGTACCGGGTGACGGGTGTTGGCTCCCTCCGGGTGGTGGACGGTTCCACCTTCTCCGTCTCCCCCGGGACCAACCCCCAGGCCACCCTCATGATGATGGGCCG GTATATGGGGCGCAAGATGATCGAGGAGAGGAGaagtaggaggaggaggaggaaagcaTCATCGTTGGCGCCTCATGCCTGA